The following proteins come from a genomic window of Heyndrickxia acidicola:
- the tsaB gene encoding tRNA (adenosine(37)-N6)-threonylcarbamoyltransferase complex dimerization subunit type 1 TsaB: protein MNVLAIDTSNLVLGIALLDEEKIIGEYITNLKKNHSIRVMPAIQELLSSCDLNPADIDKIVVAKGPGSYTGVRIGVTVAKTMAWSLQVPLVGISSLACMAGAGRYFNGLISPLFDARRGQLYTGLYRYNDGMLENVLEDQNVLASDWAMKLKEFNQDILFIGNDTTIHHDILTQTLGKRAVMAEISENNPRPGELGQLGFHCAGEDVHAFVPNYIRLVEAEAKWLEAQKNNR, encoded by the coding sequence ATGAATGTATTAGCTATAGATACATCTAATCTAGTCCTGGGAATTGCCTTATTAGACGAGGAAAAGATAATAGGTGAATATATCACTAATTTAAAAAAAAATCATAGTATACGGGTGATGCCGGCAATCCAGGAGCTTTTATCTTCCTGTGATTTAAACCCGGCTGACATTGATAAAATTGTAGTGGCTAAAGGCCCTGGCTCTTATACAGGTGTAAGAATAGGTGTCACTGTTGCCAAAACAATGGCATGGAGCCTTCAGGTACCGCTTGTCGGAATATCCAGTTTAGCGTGTATGGCAGGAGCAGGACGGTATTTTAACGGTTTGATTTCTCCCCTTTTTGATGCGAGAAGGGGCCAGCTATATACAGGATTATACCGTTATAATGATGGCATGCTAGAAAACGTATTAGAGGACCAAAATGTGCTGGCATCAGACTGGGCAATGAAGCTAAAAGAATTTAATCAGGATATTCTTTTTATAGGAAATGATACCACGATCCATCATGATATTCTTACACAAACATTAGGGAAACGGGCAGTTATGGCAGAAATCAGTGAAAACAACCCGCGTCCAGGTGAACTGGGACAATTGGGATTTCATTGTGCTGGTGAAGATGTTCATGCTTTTGTACCAAATTATATACGATTAGTAGAAGCTGAGGCTAAATGGCTCGAAGCGCAAAAAAACAATCGATAG
- the tsaD gene encoding tRNA (adenosine(37)-N6)-threonylcarbamoyltransferase complex transferase subunit TsaD, with protein sequence MEKELVILGIETSCDETAAAVIKNGTEILSNVVASQIESHKRFGGVVPELASRHHVEQITLVIEEAMKRADVHFEDIDAIAVTEGPGLVGALLVGVNAAKALAFSRNIPLVGVHHIAGHIYANRLEKEMKFPLLSLVVSGGHTELVLMEEHGSFKVLGETRDDAAGEAYDKVARTLNLPYPGGPHIDRLAQEGKPVIDLPRAWLEEDSYDFSFSGLKSAVINTLHNASQKGLTIEPKDLAASFQESVIEVLVGKTVKAAKAYGVKQVLLAGGVAANKGLRTALEEAFKGIPQIELVIPPLYLCTDNAAMIGAAGSILYEMGKRSELTLNAYPGLDIENF encoded by the coding sequence ATGGAAAAAGAATTGGTTATTTTAGGGATAGAAACGAGTTGTGACGAGACAGCAGCAGCTGTAATAAAGAATGGGACAGAAATTCTTTCAAACGTAGTTGCTTCCCAAATTGAAAGCCATAAACGTTTTGGCGGGGTTGTCCCTGAGCTGGCTTCAAGGCATCATGTGGAGCAAATTACTCTAGTCATAGAAGAAGCGATGAAAAGGGCAGATGTGCACTTTGAAGATATTGATGCTATAGCGGTGACCGAGGGACCTGGTTTAGTGGGCGCACTTCTTGTAGGCGTAAATGCAGCTAAAGCTTTAGCTTTTTCACGTAACATTCCTCTTGTAGGTGTTCACCATATTGCCGGACATATTTATGCCAATAGGCTTGAAAAAGAAATGAAGTTTCCATTGCTGTCACTTGTCGTATCAGGCGGTCATACTGAGCTTGTGCTCATGGAGGAGCACGGGAGCTTTAAGGTCTTAGGCGAAACGAGAGATGATGCAGCGGGCGAAGCCTATGATAAAGTGGCACGGACGTTAAATCTTCCTTACCCGGGAGGTCCACATATTGACCGTTTGGCACAAGAAGGTAAGCCTGTAATTGATTTGCCGCGTGCATGGCTAGAAGAAGATTCATATGACTTCAGTTTCAGCGGGTTGAAATCAGCAGTTATAAATACGCTGCACAATGCTTCTCAAAAGGGTTTGACTATTGAACCCAAGGATCTTGCAGCGAGCTTCCAGGAAAGCGTAATAGAAGTTCTTGTAGGCAAAACCGTTAAGGCTGCCAAGGCTTATGGAGTTAAGCAGGTGCTGCTGGCCGGAGGAGTGGCTGCGAACAAAGGCTTGCGCACAGCACTGGAGGAGGCATTCAAGGGTATTCCACAGATCGAACTTGTAATACCACCGCTTTATTTGTGCACCGACAATGCAGCGATGATTGGGGCAGCGGGAAGTATTCTTTATGAAATGGGTAAGAGAAGTGAGTTAACTTTAAATGCTTATCCGGGTTTGGATATTGAAAATTTTTAA
- the tsaE gene encoding tRNA (adenosine(37)-N6)-threonylcarbamoyltransferase complex ATPase subunit type 1 TsaE, with translation MKSYEFITNSPEETFEFAKRIAALLQPKDVLLLEGDLGAGKTTFTKGLAKGLGIDKTVNSPTFTIIKEYAGRLPLYHMDVYRVQDEFEDLGFDEYFEGEGVTIVEWAHLIKEQLPKDSLSINIFHLESDKRRFEIKPKGKRYELLCKELFV, from the coding sequence ATGAAGAGCTACGAGTTTATTACCAATAGTCCAGAAGAAACTTTTGAATTTGCGAAAAGGATTGCCGCTTTGCTGCAGCCCAAAGACGTTTTATTGCTTGAGGGTGATCTGGGGGCAGGCAAAACGACTTTCACAAAGGGATTAGCCAAAGGGTTAGGCATTGATAAAACAGTAAATAGTCCTACGTTCACGATTATTAAAGAATACGCTGGTCGGCTTCCTTTGTATCATATGGATGTTTACAGAGTGCAGGATGAATTTGAAGATCTGGGATTCGATGAATACTTCGAAGGAGAAGGTGTCACCATTGTAGAGTGGGCGCATCTAATCAAGGAACAGCTGCCAAAAGATTCTTTATCTATAAATATTTTTCATTTAGAGAGCGACAAAAGGCGTTTTGAAATAAAGCCGAAAGGCAAAAGGTACGAACTATTATGTAAGGAGCTTTTTGTATGA
- a CDS encoding redox-sensing transcriptional repressor Rex, whose amino-acid sequence MNEETMKIPQATAKRLPLYYRFLKNLSVSGKQRVSSAELSEAVKVDSATIRRDFSYFGALGKKGYGYNVNYLLSFFRKTLDQDETTKVALIGVGNLGTAFLNYNFSKNNNTKIELAFDVDPDKIGTNICEVPIFHMSELQERLKKEKISIVIMTVPADSAQKVTDQLTETDIRGILNFTPARLNVPGKIRVHHIDLSVELQSFVYFLKHYPNDFEVTQES is encoded by the coding sequence ATGAATGAAGAGACGATGAAAATACCTCAAGCAACAGCCAAAAGATTGCCTCTATATTATCGTTTCCTTAAGAATCTTTCAGTTTCAGGAAAGCAGAGGGTATCGTCAGCTGAATTAAGCGAAGCGGTAAAAGTGGATTCTGCAACCATACGGAGAGATTTTTCCTATTTTGGTGCTTTAGGAAAAAAAGGATACGGATATAATGTGAATTATTTACTATCGTTTTTCCGAAAAACGCTTGATCAGGATGAAACGACAAAAGTGGCACTCATTGGTGTGGGAAACTTAGGAACAGCATTTCTGAACTATAATTTTTCTAAAAACAACAATACGAAAATAGAATTGGCCTTCGATGTGGATCCTGATAAAATCGGCACCAATATTTGTGAAGTTCCTATTTTCCATATGAGTGAGCTTCAGGAACGTTTAAAGAAAGAAAAAATTTCGATTGTTATTATGACGGTACCAGCAGACTCTGCCCAAAAGGTAACGGATCAGTTAACTGAAACAGACATCAGAGGTATATTAAATTTTACTCCTGCAAGACTGAATGTACCGGGGAAGATAAGGGTCCATCATATTGACCTTTCAGTGGAACTGCAATCGTTTGTCTACTTCTTAAAGCATTATCCTAATGATTTTGAAGTAACACAGGAAAGTTGA
- the rimI gene encoding ribosomal protein S18-alanine N-acetyltransferase: MGNITLRKATLEDLAGIMEVEHQSFSLPWTQDAFYNEFVHNQFAEYMVLIHEEKVIGYCGVWIIIDEAHITNIAVSPSFRGKKLGETLLGQVMNYARLKGAKTVTLEVRVSNSVARSLYKKLGFKEGGIRKNYYSDNQEDAIVMWVKL; the protein is encoded by the coding sequence ATGGGAAATATCACACTGCGGAAAGCTACATTGGAAGATTTAGCAGGAATAATGGAGGTTGAGCATCAATCTTTCTCTTTGCCATGGACCCAGGACGCTTTTTATAATGAGTTTGTTCACAATCAATTTGCAGAATATATGGTGTTAATTCATGAAGAAAAGGTTATTGGCTATTGTGGGGTATGGATTATTATTGATGAAGCACATATCACAAATATTGCAGTATCACCTTCTTTTAGAGGGAAGAAATTGGGTGAGACTCTCTTAGGACAAGTGATGAACTATGCGCGATTAAAGGGTGCTAAAACAGTGACTCTTGAAGTACGTGTGAGCAATTCAGTAGCTCGTTCACTTTATAAAAAACTTGGATTTAAAGAAGGAGGAATAAGGAAGAATTATTACTCCGATAATCAAGAGGATGCTATCGTAATGTGGGTGAAATTATAA
- a CDS encoding ABC-F family ATP-binding cassette domain-containing protein, with the protein MILLQVQQLSKYFGAELILSNIKLEVQHRDRIALVGRNGAGKSTLLKMISGQMSYDSGDIMKPKEVTMGYLAQNTGLESSLSIWEEMLTVFEDLRKMEAELRLLEQQMADPNIYENNERYERLLKEYDHLQVTFKDLGGYQYEADIRSVLHGLRFHQYDYSTFISTLSGGQKTRLALAKLLLTKPDILILDEPTNHLDIDTLSWLEQYLQGYQGAILIVSHDRYFLDKVVNQVYELSRHSIQKFKGNYSQYLDQKAEQYERDFKLYEKQQEEVAKLQDFIQKNLARASTTKRAQSRRKQLERMQLMDRPLGDEKSANFMFSIEKQSGNDVLSIVDGAVGYDHNPVSTQIDISVKKGDSIALVGPNGIGKSTLLKTIIKSLPLLHGSIQYGSNVSIGYYDQEQAKLSSNKTVLQELWDDYPLKDEKEVRTVLGNFLFSGDDVLKIVSSLSGGEKARLALSKLMMQKANFLILDEPTNHLDLDSKEVLENALIDYPGTILFVSHDRYFINRLATKVIELSGDGTQEFLGDYDYYVNKKLEMIELEKLENNTQEQKPSQSQAKQSYQLDKEAKKLERQRKRRLEEIEAEIERLEEIKAENEGLLYDSEVYQNHEKVLVINNNIEAAKKQIEDLMDEWSALEEIN; encoded by the coding sequence ATGATACTATTGCAGGTTCAACAGCTCTCTAAATATTTTGGAGCTGAACTTATTTTATCGAATATAAAACTTGAAGTTCAACATAGAGACAGAATTGCGCTTGTAGGTCGAAATGGTGCAGGAAAATCAACACTTCTTAAAATGATCTCTGGACAGATGTCCTATGACAGCGGCGATATAATGAAGCCGAAAGAAGTAACAATGGGCTACCTGGCGCAAAACACTGGATTGGAATCCAGTTTATCTATATGGGAAGAAATGCTTACTGTTTTTGAAGATCTCCGAAAAATGGAGGCAGAGCTGCGCCTTCTTGAACAGCAAATGGCTGATCCCAATATATATGAAAATAATGAGCGTTATGAAAGGCTTTTAAAAGAATATGACCATTTGCAGGTTACGTTCAAGGATCTTGGTGGTTATCAGTATGAAGCAGATATCCGTTCGGTCCTACATGGGCTCCGCTTTCACCAATATGATTACAGCACATTCATTTCCACCCTAAGCGGTGGCCAGAAAACAAGGCTTGCACTTGCCAAACTGCTTTTAACGAAGCCAGATATATTAATCCTGGATGAGCCTACCAACCATTTGGATATTGATACGTTATCATGGCTTGAACAATATTTGCAAGGATATCAAGGCGCCATCTTAATCGTTTCACATGACCGCTACTTTTTGGACAAGGTTGTCAATCAAGTTTATGAGCTTTCCAGGCATTCCATTCAAAAATTCAAGGGAAATTACAGCCAATACCTGGATCAAAAAGCGGAACAATATGAACGGGATTTTAAGCTTTATGAAAAGCAGCAGGAGGAAGTCGCAAAGCTGCAGGATTTCATCCAAAAGAATCTTGCTAGAGCTTCCACTACCAAAAGAGCTCAAAGCCGGAGAAAGCAGCTGGAGCGTATGCAGTTGATGGATCGCCCTCTTGGTGATGAGAAGTCCGCGAATTTTATGTTTAGTATTGAAAAACAAAGCGGGAATGATGTTCTTAGTATAGTCGATGGGGCAGTTGGCTACGATCATAACCCTGTCTCAACACAAATCGATATCTCCGTTAAAAAAGGGGACAGTATTGCACTTGTAGGTCCAAATGGAATTGGGAAATCCACTTTGTTAAAAACGATTATTAAATCACTGCCACTTCTTCACGGATCCATCCAGTATGGTTCAAATGTATCTATAGGGTATTACGACCAGGAACAGGCCAAGCTTTCCTCCAATAAAACAGTACTTCAGGAATTATGGGATGACTATCCTTTAAAGGATGAAAAAGAAGTCAGGACAGTACTTGGCAATTTTCTTTTTTCCGGGGATGATGTTTTGAAGATTGTTTCCTCCTTGAGCGGTGGAGAAAAGGCACGCCTTGCCCTATCAAAATTAATGATGCAAAAGGCAAATTTTCTTATTTTGGATGAACCGACTAACCACTTAGATTTAGACAGTAAAGAAGTGCTCGAGAATGCACTAATCGATTACCCTGGTACTATTTTGTTTGTTTCTCATGACCGGTATTTTATTAATAGACTTGCAACCAAGGTGATTGAACTTTCAGGAGATGGTACACAGGAGTTTCTGGGCGACTATGATTATTATGTGAATAAAAAGCTTGAAATGATTGAACTGGAGAAGCTTGAAAACAATACACAAGAACAAAAGCCTTCCCAGTCCCAGGCTAAGCAATCCTATCAGTTAGATAAAGAAGCAAAAAAACTGGAAAGACAGCGAAAGAGGCGCCTTGAGGAAATAGAAGCGGAAATTGAAAGGCTTGAAGAAATAAAAGCAGAAAACGAAGGTCTTCTATATGATTCAGAGGTTTACCAAAACCATGAAAAGGTCCTGGTTATCAATAATAATATTGAAGCCGCAAAAAAACAGATTGAGGATTTAATGGACGAGTGGTCAGCTTTGGAAGAAATAAATTAG
- the moaC gene encoding cyclic pyranopterin monophosphate synthase MoaC — MTNLTHFNEQGRAKMVDVSRKPDTVRTAMAESSIEVNQEIYEHIIENKIKKGDVLAVAQVAGIMAAKKTWEIIPMCHPIPLNGIDIEFTWKSLEDNRFVLKIITKVKTKGATGVEMEALTAASTTALTVYDMCKAVDKGMVIGPTFLVEKTGGVSSPDYKKA; from the coding sequence ATGACGAATTTAACTCACTTTAATGAGCAGGGAAGAGCTAAAATGGTCGATGTAAGCCGAAAGCCTGACACAGTGCGCACGGCAATGGCAGAGTCGAGTATTGAAGTGAATCAAGAGATTTATGAGCATATCATTGAAAATAAAATAAAAAAGGGAGATGTGCTGGCTGTTGCCCAGGTAGCAGGTATAATGGCAGCAAAAAAAACATGGGAGATCATCCCGATGTGTCATCCTATCCCTTTAAATGGCATAGATATAGAGTTCACCTGGAAATCACTTGAAGATAATCGCTTTGTTTTAAAGATCATTACCAAGGTGAAAACAAAAGGGGCTACTGGTGTTGAAATGGAGGCATTAACAGCGGCTTCCACAACAGCTCTAACGGTATATGATATGTGTAAAGCTGTGGATAAGGGGATGGTTATTGGACCAACCTTTTTAGTTGAAAAAACAGGCGGTGTCTCTAGTCCTGATTATAAGAAAGCATAG